A single window of uncultured Sunxiuqinia sp. DNA harbors:
- the treZ gene encoding malto-oligosyltrehalose trehalohydrolase: MTEKTIFPTRLKNNDYKFTVWAPKARSVRLLIESPKLEITMNKEEFGYWSSIVSDIDAGSRYKYELDGKNSFPDPASLSQPDGVHEASKVIDIHDFKWTDDEWENMPLDRMIQYELHTGTFSTEGTFEGVIGRLDYLKDLGVNAIELLPVAQFSGLRNWGYDGVYPFAVHDGYGGAKELMKLVNTCHQKGIAVILDVVYNHFGPEGNYVSNFGEYFSGKYSTPWGEPLNFDDTNSDEVKNYYIQNALMWCRDFHIDGLRLDAVHAIYDFSSEHIMKQLAGKLEQLSQRTEKNYYLIAESNLNDVRYISPYSKGGYGLSGQWSDDFHHAVHALATNERRGYYEDFGNPEQLSKAIKQAFVFDGVYSKYRKKTYGNSTKNNGGEQFVIFSQNHDQVGNRKHGERLISLSSFEMAKLIAGCMFVSPNVPMLFMGEEYGERNPFYYFVSHLDEELNRLVNEGRKEEFKTFFDDKGEALDPASEEAFEQSKLSWDISQEPERQSMYAYYKTLIELRKNHPVLQVPDKEKLTITEKGKGFTLHRWQGDRQILVFMNFDQNATELEVPFNQSGNMEKVIDSTSTKWNGKGEISPQRIIAGETIKVAKEAILIYSN, translated from the coding sequence ATGACAGAAAAAACAATTTTCCCGACACGTTTAAAAAACAACGATTACAAGTTTACGGTTTGGGCACCTAAAGCCCGGTCGGTAAGGCTTTTGATTGAATCGCCAAAGCTCGAAATTACCATGAATAAAGAAGAGTTTGGCTATTGGTCGTCAATTGTTTCGGACATTGATGCTGGCTCCCGCTACAAATATGAACTGGATGGAAAAAACAGTTTTCCGGATCCGGCTTCACTTTCACAACCAGATGGCGTTCATGAAGCTTCTAAAGTAATAGATATTCACGACTTTAAGTGGACGGATGACGAGTGGGAAAATATGCCTCTTGATCGCATGATTCAGTATGAACTGCATACAGGAACATTTTCTACGGAAGGAACATTTGAAGGAGTTATTGGCCGGTTGGACTATCTCAAGGACTTGGGAGTCAATGCGATTGAGCTGCTGCCGGTGGCGCAGTTCAGTGGCTTGCGAAACTGGGGATACGATGGGGTATATCCATTTGCAGTGCATGATGGATATGGTGGCGCGAAAGAGCTAATGAAACTAGTTAATACATGCCATCAAAAGGGGATAGCTGTAATTCTTGATGTTGTTTACAATCATTTTGGTCCGGAAGGAAATTATGTGTCGAATTTTGGCGAATACTTTTCGGGAAAATATTCTACACCTTGGGGAGAACCGTTGAATTTTGATGACACAAACTCGGATGAGGTCAAAAACTATTATATACAAAATGCATTAATGTGGTGTCGTGATTTTCATATAGATGGGCTAAGACTGGATGCTGTTCATGCAATTTATGATTTTAGCTCTGAGCATATTATGAAACAATTGGCAGGAAAGTTGGAACAATTGAGTCAACGAACAGAAAAAAACTATTATTTGATTGCCGAGTCTAATTTAAATGATGTTCGCTACATTTCACCCTACTCAAAGGGAGGGTACGGGTTAAGCGGTCAATGGTCAGACGATTTTCATCACGCCGTACACGCTTTGGCAACCAACGAAAGAAGAGGGTATTATGAAGATTTTGGTAATCCGGAACAATTATCAAAGGCTATCAAACAAGCGTTTGTCTTTGATGGAGTGTATTCGAAATACAGGAAAAAAACCTACGGAAATTCAACAAAAAACAATGGCGGGGAGCAGTTCGTGATTTTCAGTCAAAATCACGATCAGGTTGGAAATCGGAAACATGGCGAACGTCTGATTTCACTGAGCAGTTTTGAAATGGCAAAGCTTATAGCCGGATGCATGTTTGTATCTCCTAATGTTCCGATGCTTTTTATGGGGGAAGAATACGGCGAGCGAAATCCCTTTTACTATTTCGTGAGTCATCTGGACGAGGAGCTCAACAGGTTGGTGAATGAAGGTCGGAAAGAAGAGTTTAAAACCTTTTTTGATGACAAAGGGGAGGCTCTTGATCCGGCTTCGGAAGAGGCTTTTGAACAATCAAAGCTTTCCTGGGATATTTCGCAAGAACCGGAACGTCAATCGATGTACGCTTATTATAAAACGTTGATTGAGTTGAGGAAAAATCATCCGGTACTACAAGTTCCGGATAAGGAAAAATTAACGATTACTGAAAAAGGAAAGGGATTTACTCTGCACCGTTGGCAGGGCGATCGCCAGATTTTGGTATTCATGAATTTTGATCAGAATGCTACTGAACTGGAAGTGCCATTTAATCAATCTGGCAACATGGAAAAGGTTATCGATTCCACTTCAACTAAATGGAATGGTAAGGGGGAAATCAGCCCACAAAGGATAATAGCGGGCGAAACAATTAAAGTAGCAAAAGAAGCAATTCTAATATATTCAAATTAA
- a CDS encoding alpha-1,4-glucan--maltose-1-phosphate maltosyltransferase translates to MNGQQRVIIESIKPQIDCGVFPIKRVIDDKVEVSADIFCDSHDVLSAEVLFRFQGEKEWHSAAMEHLVNDRWKGEFTVSKLGSYTYSVQAWVDHFRSWHRDILKRIDAQTDYSVDLLIGAEIIAEILQNNSKVSAKEKEFLKSVIQDFQAKDKAVEDKIDVILSQRLYQVMTQYPVKKHVTLYPKEFEVNVERVKANFSSWYEVFPRSLGFDEKHGTFNDVVNFLPYVANLGFDVLYLPPIHPIGKTNRKGKNNNVTAEQGEPGSPWAIGGEDGGHKAIHPELGTMNDFEKLVQEAAEKGIDIAMDVAFQCSPDHPYVKDHPEWFKQRPDGSLQYAENPPKKYEDIYPLNFETEDWKNLWDELKSVFLFWIEKGVKIFRVDNPHTKSMQFWGWAIQSIKKEYPDVIFLAEAFTRPKVMNNLAKQGFTQSYTYFTWRNTKYEITKYCEELVNSDARDFFRPNFWPNTPDILPEFLQVANRAGFIQRIALAATLTSNYGIYGPAYELMENTPTHPGKEEYLNSEKYEIKNWDLNKPNNLGKIIKRLNKIRHENEALQNTHSLKFHNIENEALVCYSKTTDDLSNIILVVVSLDPHHTHSGWVRFPLDEFEMDEHTPFQVHDLLSGAYYLWNGDHNYVEIDPGIMPVQIFKVRRKVRSEKDFDYFM, encoded by the coding sequence ATGAATGGTCAACAACGAGTAATTATTGAAAGTATAAAACCGCAAATTGATTGCGGGGTGTTTCCTATAAAACGTGTAATTGACGACAAGGTAGAAGTTAGTGCTGATATTTTTTGCGACAGTCATGATGTGTTGAGTGCTGAAGTTTTGTTCCGTTTTCAAGGAGAGAAGGAATGGCACAGTGCGGCGATGGAACATCTGGTGAACGACCGATGGAAGGGGGAATTCACTGTTTCGAAACTTGGGTCGTATACTTATTCAGTGCAGGCGTGGGTTGACCATTTCAGATCGTGGCACCGCGATATTTTGAAACGGATTGATGCCCAGACGGATTATTCCGTTGATTTGTTAATTGGTGCTGAAATTATAGCGGAAATACTTCAGAATAATTCAAAAGTTAGTGCCAAAGAAAAGGAATTTCTGAAAAGTGTAATTCAGGATTTTCAGGCTAAAGATAAAGCTGTAGAGGACAAAATTGACGTCATTTTAAGTCAGCGCCTTTACCAGGTTATGACTCAATATCCGGTTAAAAAGCATGTTACTTTATATCCGAAAGAGTTCGAAGTAAACGTTGAGCGCGTTAAAGCAAATTTCAGTAGTTGGTACGAGGTTTTTCCGCGTTCGCTGGGATTTGATGAAAAGCATGGAACATTTAATGATGTGGTTAATTTTTTACCCTATGTAGCCAATTTGGGATTTGATGTGCTGTACTTACCACCTATTCATCCGATTGGTAAAACCAATCGAAAAGGGAAAAACAATAATGTTACTGCGGAACAAGGCGAGCCGGGATCCCCATGGGCCATTGGAGGTGAAGACGGTGGACATAAAGCAATTCATCCTGAACTGGGGACGATGAACGATTTTGAAAAACTGGTTCAGGAGGCAGCTGAGAAAGGAATTGATATTGCGATGGACGTGGCATTTCAGTGTTCGCCAGACCACCCTTATGTGAAAGACCACCCAGAATGGTTTAAGCAACGACCCGATGGCAGTTTACAATACGCCGAAAATCCGCCAAAGAAATATGAGGACATCTATCCTCTAAACTTCGAAACCGAGGACTGGAAAAATTTATGGGACGAGTTGAAAAGCGTTTTCTTGTTTTGGATCGAGAAAGGGGTAAAAATATTTCGGGTTGATAATCCACATACAAAATCGATGCAGTTTTGGGGATGGGCTATTCAGTCTATCAAAAAGGAATACCCAGATGTGATTTTTCTAGCCGAAGCTTTCACCCGCCCCAAAGTGATGAATAATTTGGCGAAGCAGGGATTTACGCAATCGTACACTTATTTCACATGGAGAAACACCAAGTATGAAATTACCAAGTATTGTGAAGAGCTGGTGAATTCGGATGCGCGAGATTTTTTCAGACCAAATTTCTGGCCCAATACACCTGATATTTTACCGGAGTTTTTACAAGTTGCCAACCGTGCTGGCTTTATTCAGCGCATTGCATTGGCAGCTACTTTAACTTCCAACTATGGTATCTACGGTCCGGCCTACGAGCTAATGGAAAATACACCAACTCATCCGGGGAAAGAGGAATACCTAAATTCTGAAAAATATGAAATTAAGAATTGGGATCTCAATAAGCCAAACAATCTCGGGAAAATTATAAAGAGACTCAATAAAATTCGGCATGAAAATGAAGCCTTGCAAAATACACACAGCCTGAAGTTTCATAATATTGAAAACGAGGCTTTGGTTTGTTACAGTAAAACAACTGATGACCTAAGTAATATTATTTTGGTTGTTGTGAGCCTCGATCCGCATCATACCCATTCCGGTTGGGTGCGCTTTCCTCTGGATGAGTTTGAAATGGACGAACATACTCCATTTCAG